From Prosthecobacter dejongeii, the proteins below share one genomic window:
- the trxA gene encoding thioredoxin produces the protein MHRQCIFSRKSFQPHLTMASEAVLNLNESNFQTEISSSTVPVIVDFWAEWCGPCRMLTPILEQLATEKGAAVKVTKVNVDENPNLAAQYGVRSIPMLLFIKNGEVKETVVGVQSKDALSRKLDALA, from the coding sequence ATGCATCGTCAGTGCATTTTCTCCCGTAAATCCTTCCAACCCCACTTAACTATGGCCTCCGAAGCAGTCCTCAATCTGAACGAATCCAACTTCCAGACGGAAATCTCCAGCAGCACGGTTCCAGTGATCGTGGACTTCTGGGCTGAATGGTGCGGCCCTTGCCGCATGCTTACGCCGATCTTGGAACAGTTAGCGACCGAAAAAGGCGCGGCCGTTAAGGTCACCAAAGTCAACGTGGACGAAAACCCCAATCTCGCCGCCCAATACGGCGTTCGCTCCATCCCAATGTTGCTGTTCATCAAAAACGGTGAAGTGAAGGAAACCGTCGTGGGCGTGCAGTCTAAAGATGCATTGTCTCGCAAGCTGGATGCCCTGGCTTGA
- the mazG gene encoding nucleoside triphosphate pyrophosphohydrolase: MSLDHPDPMTRLRYVVHRLRAPGGCPWDQEQTHETLIPHVLEEAYEVVDAIRSGDSAQICDELGDLLLQPVLHAEIAAGAGTFDLDAVATGLTEKLIRRHPHVFGDASASDSAAVLTQWDAIKRQEKGTQKEGLLHGVGGGLPALMRAQKLQKKAARVGFDWPDTAPVFEKIREEAAELEAALASGKAIEIEEELGDLLFSVVNLARKIGVESEAALAATNEKFVRRFHAVEQAITREGKKLEEATLQEMDAAWEAAKTVRQ; the protein is encoded by the coding sequence ATGAGCCTTGACCATCCCGATCCCATGACCCGTTTGCGTTACGTCGTGCATCGTCTGCGTGCACCCGGTGGCTGCCCCTGGGATCAGGAGCAAACGCATGAAACCCTCATCCCTCACGTGCTGGAAGAAGCTTATGAGGTGGTGGACGCCATCCGCAGTGGTGACAGTGCGCAGATTTGTGACGAGCTGGGAGACCTGCTTTTGCAGCCCGTGCTACATGCCGAGATCGCCGCTGGGGCAGGGACCTTTGATTTGGATGCCGTGGCGACGGGATTGACGGAAAAACTCATCCGCCGCCACCCTCATGTTTTTGGAGACGCGAGTGCGAGTGATTCTGCCGCCGTATTGACGCAGTGGGATGCCATCAAGAGGCAGGAAAAAGGCACTCAAAAAGAAGGTCTCTTGCATGGTGTCGGCGGAGGGCTGCCCGCTCTGATGAGAGCGCAAAAGCTGCAAAAGAAGGCTGCAAGGGTAGGCTTTGATTGGCCTGATACGGCACCTGTCTTTGAAAAAATCAGGGAAGAGGCTGCTGAGTTGGAGGCGGCATTAGCTTCGGGAAAGGCCATTGAGATTGAAGAAGAGCTGGGTGATTTGCTGTTCAGCGTAGTCAATCTAGCTCGAAAAATAGGGGTGGAATCTGAGGCTGCCTTGGCTGCGACTAACGAAAAGTTTGTTCGTCGTTTTCATGCGGTTGAGCAAGCCATCACCCGTGAAGGGAAAAAACTAGAGGAAGCAACTTTACAGGAAATGGATGCTGCCTGGGAAGCTGCTAAGACGGTCCGTCAATGA
- a CDS encoding YdcF family protein, protein MNAILRELLYLLQPFCLAWLLLTVWLLRMLWKRLWRWSLLPMSAWLILTTISCTSIPSWLMAGLESRHSLPAAAEMQSADAIVCLGGGVEPSLMEPTGMHLARGADRIATALSMAISGVAPVLVIGGGGYEHEGRFVSEADAIFDNLANYPKLNFEQISLGVCTNTRDEALKVAELMEKRGWKKILLVTSASHMPRAVGTFKKAGISVVPVPCHYMSSFHRLGEVDWIHLPYVGSFELFDAWLHEWIGSHIYSWRGWL, encoded by the coding sequence ATGAACGCCATCCTGCGGGAACTCCTCTACCTGCTCCAGCCCTTTTGCTTGGCCTGGCTACTGCTCACTGTTTGGCTGCTGCGCATGCTGTGGAAAAGGCTTTGGCGTTGGTCCCTCTTGCCGATGAGCGCATGGTTGATTTTGACGACCATCTCCTGCACTTCAATCCCATCGTGGCTGATGGCCGGTCTGGAATCTCGTCATTCGCTGCCTGCCGCCGCAGAGATGCAGAGCGCAGACGCGATTGTTTGCCTGGGCGGCGGCGTGGAGCCTTCTCTGATGGAGCCGACGGGGATGCACTTGGCTCGTGGGGCGGACCGCATTGCCACAGCTTTATCCATGGCTATTTCAGGAGTGGCTCCAGTCCTGGTGATCGGCGGCGGCGGTTATGAGCACGAAGGTCGGTTCGTTTCCGAAGCCGATGCCATTTTTGACAACTTGGCCAATTACCCCAAGCTGAACTTTGAGCAAATCAGTCTGGGCGTTTGTACCAACACTCGAGATGAAGCACTCAAAGTCGCCGAATTGATGGAAAAACGTGGTTGGAAAAAGATTCTCCTCGTTACCTCGGCCAGTCACATGCCACGTGCAGTGGGTACGTTTAAGAAAGCAGGCATTTCAGTCGTGCCTGTGCCTTGCCATTACATGAGCAGCTTTCACCGACTCGGAGAAGTGGATTGGATCCATCTACCTTACGTGGGTTCGTTCGAACTGTTTGATGCTTGGCTGC